From Actinomycetota bacterium, one genomic window encodes:
- a CDS encoding DUF4388 domain-containing protein, whose translation MLSGNLELFALADVLRFVARSGATGAVNIYRQVDGGRVLLVDGHVAGAVVDDSAAEDPDGVV comes from the coding sequence ATGCTGAGCGGCAACCTCGAGTTGTTCGCACTGGCCGACGTCCTGCGCTTCGTCGCCCGCTCCGGCGCGACCGGCGCGGTCAACATCTACCGTCAAGTGGACGGCGGAAGGGTCCTGCTCGTCGACGGCCACGTCGCGGGAGCCGTCGTCGACGACTCCGCGGCGGAAGACCCGGACGGAGTCGTCG